Proteins encoded together in one Drosophila albomicans strain 15112-1751.03 chromosome 2R, ASM965048v2, whole genome shotgun sequence window:
- the LOC117573401 gene encoding trypsin eta, translating into MHLHRVCTALLWVFLNCQVNAQIDAGRTLMIEETVHRPTYYNKAHKSSAHVDYNPQLLALRDAKPKKEPRVALPSFDPKTDLSYYVNVLDRGSVICAGALISRRMVVTSSRCFLPQPTEPTREFKAEDLRVVTGKDFADGAHKTSQVIAFYMPVEKEAGKGVHNIALLALEQKLQRGAYRYIPLYSRLPPKGTPVTMSFVDHQSHDITLYESKVLSNESCKQTYEDYGKIHLPFNEEFFCVANRKKAGCSTRPGDPLIIENKLAGINLYGELCDELKEGRKADVYYSLRHSVPFIQRSTDLLRAFTKSGPYNSSATTPRTTLYP; encoded by the coding sequence ATGCATTTGCATCGAGTCTGTACAGCGCTTCTTTGGGTGTTCCTTAACTGCCAAGTGAATGCTCAGATTGATGCTGGAAGGACGTTGATGATTGAGGAGACTGTCCATCGACCAACGTACTACAATAAGGCCCACAAGAGTTCTGCACACGTGGACTATAATCCCCAGCTATTGGCATTACGCGATGCCAAGCCGAAAAAAGAACCTCGCGTTGCATTGCCATCCTTTGATCCCAAAACGGACTTAAGCTATTATGTTAATGTTCTGGATCGTGGCTCTGTGATATGTGCTGGAGCTTTGATCAGTCGTCGCATGGTTGTCACCTCCTCGCGTTGCTTTCTGCCACAGCCGACAGAGCCCACCAGAGAATTCAAGGCCGAGGATTTGAGAGTGGTGACGGGCAAAGATTTCGCAGATGGCGCACATAAAACATCGCAAGTCATTGCATTCTACATGCCAGTGGAAAAGGAAGCAGGCAAAGGTGTGCATAATATTGCACTCCTTGCGTTGGAACAGAAGCTGCAACGTGGCGCGTATCGATATATTCCGCTCTACAGTCGACTGCCGCCAAAAGGAACACCAGTGACAATGTCCTTTGTGGATCATCAGTCGCATGACATCACTCTGTACGAAAGCAAAGTGTTGTCCAACGAAAGCTGCAAGCAAACCTACGAAGATTATGGCAAAATTCATCTGCCCTTTAACGAAGAGTTCTTCTGTGTGGCCAACAGGAAAAAGGCTGGTTGCAGCACTCGGCCAGGCGATCCGTTGATCATTGAGAACAAGTTGGCTGGCATCAATTTGTATGGCGAACTTTGCGATGAGCTGAAAGAGGGACGCAAGGCGGATGTCTATTATTCGCTGCGGCATTCGGTGCCATTCATACAGCGTTCAACAGATTTGTTGAGAGCTTTTACGAAATCTGGTCCCTACAATAGTTCAGCAACAACGCCTAGAACCACACTTTATCCTTAA
- the LOC117573394 gene encoding putative polypeptide N-acetylgalactosaminyltransferase 13, with product MSGGRRQRLLLNLCVIFILACLLLQLTVLRATFDDTELDLTSDLQHDYLDVEWREFIAHTPEQPDTFFQYNRQLSDKLAAVRSLPMTRHDSCNTRNYQLPHVSAAQLSVVISFHNEARSILLRTICTLISRTSHDYLHELIIIDDCSDDAELLVSLDGILRRIFHAHPAFIFRRNRQRRGLIWSRNEGARVASGHYLLFLDSHCEVNAGWLEPLLDRLALNSSRAVSPLLDPIDPETLSYLAGNVLLKGGFDWSLHFHWLPRQFADGERAEEAYKSPAFAGGIMMISREWFFKLLGFNPHLQIWGGESIEFAIKLWLCGGQIEIVPCSRIGHIFRSRHAFEFPAQFEEQQQQLDTAQATYLRNSKIIAESWLDEYKYLFYTLKPAAKQIPLNLSQHELASIKTGQRCQRFDWFLRHVQPDLKVHNAKFSALGTLRNEDRCLHVEESQLLLVSCYRMEITQWRLHRNTGQLSTGHKRCLGVLNESQLSMQPCLVGTLINHTQRWQRRDTQLLHAGTHLCLDNPLKNQLALSSCRALAASQSFQFALEMEAQTN from the exons ATGTCTGGCGGTCGGCGGCAACGTTTGCTGCTCAACCTTTGCGTGATCTTCATCTTGGcctgtttgctgctgcagttaaCTGTGCTGCGAGCCACATTCGATGATACGGAATTGGATTTGACAAGTGATTTGCAGCATGATTACCTCGACGTGGAGTGGCGCGAGTTTATTGCTCATACGCCCGAGCAGCCGGATACATTTTTTCAATACAATCGCCAGCTAAGTGACAAGTTGGCTGCAGTGCGTTCGTTGCCGATGACACGACATGACAG TTGCAACACACGCAACTATCAGCTGCCACATGTCTCGGCCGCCCAGCTGAGTGTTGTGATTAGTTTTCACAATGAGGCGCGTTCCATTTTATTGCGCACGATCTGCACACTGATCAGTCGCACTTCCCACGATTATCTGCACGAACTCATTATCATCGATGACTGCAGCGACGATG CTGAGCTGCTGGTTAGCCTTGATGGGATTTTAAGGCGCATATTCCACGCTCATCCTGCGTTCATCTTCAGACGCAATCGACAGCGCAGAGGATTGATTTGGTCACGCAACGAGGGCGCCAGAGTGGCCAGCGGGCATTACTTGCTCTTTCTCGACAGCCACTGCGAGGTCAACGCCGGTTGGCTGGAACCCCTGCTGGACCGGCTGGCGTTGAACTCCAGTCGTGCGGTCAGTCCGCTGTTGGATCCCATTGACCCCGAGACCTTGAGCTACCTAGCTGGTAATGTGCTGCTAAAGGGCGGCTTCGATTGGAGTCTGCATTTCCATTGGTTGCCACGACAATTTGCGGACGGCGAGCGAGCGGAGGAGGCATATAAAAGTCCTGCGTTTGCTGGTGGCATTATGATGATCTCACGCGAATGGTTCTTCAAGTTGCTGGGTTTCAATCCACACTTGCAG ATTTGGGGCGGCGAGTCCATTGAGTTTGCCATTAAATTGTGGCTTTGCGGTGGACAAATTGAGATCGTGCCATGCAGCCGAATTGGACATATTTTTCGCTCCCGCCATGCCTTTGAGTTTCCGGCACAGTtcgaagagcagcaacagcaactggacACTGCCCAGGCGACATATTTGCG GAACTCAAAAATCATAGCCGAGTCCTGGCTGGACGagtacaaatatttgttctACACCCTCAAACCGGCGGCCAAACAAATTCCATTGAATCTCTCGCAGCACGAATTGGCGTCAATAAAGACTGGACAGCGTTGTCAACGCTTTGACTGGTTCCTGCGGCATGTGCAGCCGGACCTAAA AGTTCACAATGCCAAATTTAGTGCTTTGGGCACATTGCGTAATGAGGATCGTTGTTTGCATGTCGAAGAgtctcagctgctgctggtcagCTGTTATCGTATGGAGATCACTCAGTGGCGTCTGCATCGCAACACTGGACAGCTGAGCACTGGCCATAAGCGCTGTTTGGGCGTCTTAAATGAATCGCAGCTCTCGATGCAGCCTTGTTTAGTTGGCACGCTGATTAATCATACGCAACGTTGGCAGCGACGCGATACACAGTTGTTGCATGCTGGCACGCATCTGTGTCTGGATAATCCGCTCAAGAATCAACTGGCGCTGAGCAGCTGTCGCGCCCTAGCGGCATCAcaatcatttcaatttgcattggAAATGGAGGCGCAGACAAACTAA